DNA sequence from the Bacillota bacterium genome:
TTATATCGTCAGTCGACACACGGGCAAAAGTGCACGGTCCTGGCTTGATCCTGCCAAAGACAGCGCCATATGCATTATCCTTGCCTACATCACCAGCGATTATCTTCTGGTAGTCGACATATGCCCCCATCAATACATCCTTGGGAAGATTGCTGCAATGGAAGACAACAGCCTTATCAGGATCATCACCATAGTTATTGTTCCAGTCCACCAGAGCGCTCGGACGTCCCGACGCTTGTTGCAGCGCATACATGCCTATGAGACCTGGTATATCGACCTCACACGCGCTTGGCGCTAAAACATTGGTCATCATGCTCATAACTGCGCAGGGAACAATTCCGAAAAACTGTTCCATTGAAGTCCAACATTGTATGGTAGTGGCTGCAAGATCGTTGGACTTCATCCAATCCTCGACTACGACCGCGAACTTCGCCATCTTGATTAGCGCCCCTTCTGGCACCCTGCTGGCGTCCGCATAGGCGCGAATTGCGTCCACCTTTTCTTTCACGGCAGGATCACCATCTCCAAGACGCCACGCACGACCAAATATCTCAGAAAGATCGATGGGCTCGACTGTAATCCCTGCCGCTTCAAGAAGCTTTTCGCTGTACCTCACAGTATTGAAAGCGGCGGGCCTGGTGCCAATCGCGCCGATCCTGAGGTGTTTCAGGCCTTTCACAGTCCGGCAGACTGCAGCGAACCATTTCAGATCTTCCCTGAATTCTTTCGAAGATGGAGCCATAGTGTGCACTCTGGTGAGAGAGAAAGGAATGCCATATTGATTCAAATTGTTGCACACGGACAATTTACCGCAAAAACTATCCCTCCGGTTCTCAACCGTCATTTTCCCTATCTCGTCTGGAAACGCATGGACAAGCACGGGAACATCAAGACCTGAGAACCTTATGGTGTTGGCTACTGCGCGCTCGTCTCCGAAATTGGGAAGCGTAACCAGGATTCCATCGATCTCTTCCTTGTGGGCCTTAAAGAGATCAGCGCACTTTTTCGCATCACTGAGACTCTCCACGCTGCCAAATTTCGTGTCCTGAGGAGTGAGGGCAATGGCCTTGATCCCTTCCTCAGCCAAGACATCCAAAATCTCCTTCCGGCCCGAATCGCACAAATGGCCGGGGAAAAACCCGCGATTGCCAACGATAACGCCTAGAGTGATTTCCTTCATCATGCGAACCTCCTTCTTTTATGGCTTGAACCCTCTACCTTGGTGCATGGGTAATCTGTTACCCAAAACCCACTCCCCGCCTGGTGGTCGCCAATGTACCGGGTGGGCGTGGCAAAGCCATCTGGGCAGAAGACCTGCACAACGGTCAGACATCTGAGAATTCAAGAGTCTGTGAGCGCCGTCCGATTCAATGCTTAGCCTCCTTCAAAACTATATATCTTTGTTGGATCATGCGCCGAAAGCTGGCGCTGGCGGCGGACCAGTCGAGCACATCCACCTTAAATGGCAGATCAGATTCGGAAAAGGCATCCCGGATTTCTCCCAATAGCTCAAAATTCAAAGGTTCAGCTGTGATTATCGCCAAATCGAGGTCGGAAAACTCCCGCGCGGCCCCCGTCACTCGAGAGCCAAAGGCCCAGACTTCGCATTCCGGCACATATTTTTCCAAAATCTCCTGCACAATACGATAATGCTCAGGGCGGAGGTCAAGCATCCTTAATGCCCTCCTCCAGATGTTTCAGCAGCGATGTCACGTCATCCAAAAAGAGCAATGCTTTCTCGTAGACGGCCCGGGCTACCTCAACATTATAGACATGCGATGTCTCATTACGCGCTTCAAGGTATCCAAACCACTTTATGGGATCTGTGATCAGTCCGATCCGCGCTGCTTCCCGAAAAAGATCACGTTTCGTCCTGAACTCGCTTTCGGGAATCCCGGCCTTCCGCAAATAGCGCTGCATTAGCTTCCAGGATAAATCCATAGTATATTCGAAACGCTGAATTACCGCATCGCGTAGCTCCTCATCGGCGGGCGCAGCGATAGACCTATCAACTCCACGCTTGAGGGAAGCTATTGCCAGGGCCAATGGAGAAAGGTCAATGCTCGGCACGCGACACCAACTCCTCAATATATGATAATCAGATATCTATTTCTCACAGAGGCGGGAGAATCCCCCCGCCTCTTGCACGCTTCTACCTGGCCCTCTTCAGCCGCAATGTGCGGATCTCCCAGGCTCTAATAAGAAAACACAGTTTTCCATCCTCGCCGATCCTCAGCGGAGGTGAAGTTATTTCCCGTTCCATAAGATCTGTCTCACAAAGCCTGGTTATCTCAACCGGCAGGTTCAAGGTTATCACTGCTTGAGTATCCTGCCCTGCAGCCTCATAAATCCGGAGAATCAGATCCTCGCCATCCTCAGCCTGTTTAAGGGCGCTAACCATCACATTCGCCGGTTCCACGCAAAGGTAGCTTCGCTCCAGATAAGCACATTTCCTACCAATGCCCTCAGGGCCTTCATTGCCCGGGGATATCCCCTCCGGACTAGGAGTCTCCGGAACTGTGGCTTCCTGACTCTCCGAGATTGAGACCCCCTCATCCCCACCCCGGAACAGGGGTTCTGCAATCAGCGGATGATTGAACTCATAGGCGCGCCGGCAAGTCTCAGCCTGCCGCCAGTCACCGGCGTGAGGATAGATGGAATAGGTAAAATCCTGTACCCCAGTATCTGGCTGCGGATCTGGATCATAGCTACTCCTCACTAGGGTCATGCGCATTGTGTTACCACTTACGTCAAAGCCGTACTTCGCGTTGTTAAGAAGGCTCACCCCATATTCACCATCTGAGAGATCAATCCATTTCTGCCCGGGGAGTTCTCTCCCATCCGCCGTCCGCTCGCTCCAGCCAAAGGGAATTTCGTATGTAGCTTTGCTGGCGCCCAGACGCGGAGTAAAGGATACTTTGAGCATGGGAGCATCTTTTTTGGCCGTCCCCATCTCCTGCCAATCCAGGTGTGTGAAGAAATCAATGCGCCGCACCCCTCGATAAAGACAGATCTCCTGCGCTATTGTGGAGTTGCGCCACCGGTATTTCAGGCGCGCTGTCGCCATAACCGGTCCCTTTTCCCCTAATTCCAGCATTTCTGGGGTGTACAGATTCTCCTGCCGCCTTATAGGACCCAGCACCCAGGAAGACATGGGATGAGGCATTTCCTCCAGCACCTGGAATAGATTGGCCGGCATGGGGCTTAGAAATTCCCCCTCAGCCTCCAATCCCATAGGGGCCGTAGGTTTGAAACGGAAGACCTCTCTGCCGGACGAACGATCCACCAGGCGATGAATAGTGCCTGTCTTCCTGTCGATTTCGAGGGTAAAGAAGACATTCTGAAGGAGGATATTTCCAGGTTTATGCGAATCTCCATGGCTGCGCTTCTCCTGTTCCTCTATTGCCACGAGTTCTTGGTCCCCTTCAACCCTTCCGCTAGCGTCGCAAGGCGCGGTGGTTTCATGGATGCCTTGGATTTCTGTATCTGCCGGGGCAGCCGTGATCCTGGGCAGCGTTTCTTTGGTGAGGAAGAAGGTCTTATAACCTGTGCCAGGCACATCCTGAGCCAGGAAGAGGATCTCATCTCCCACTATTTGAATGGGGCCGACATTGCCTCTAGCATCTCTCACACTGCGCGCCATTTCCATGATCGCCTTTGGAACCCGTGCCCGAACCACTTCAGTGCGAGTCCATGGCAGGGAATTGAAGACTACAACCGGATAGCCGTCGCGAACTGCACCGGCGATCTTTCTCGCAAGATAGGCTCGCGCATCCTTCCCCGCAGCGCCTGCCAGAGCAAGCGCCCGCTCTGCCAGCTGGCCTGAATATTCATATGAAGGCTCAATGGCGCTTCCGTCAAGGATATCATGGAACTGGTTAAAGAGCGTGTTTTCCCAGGCTTCGGCAAAGGCCTTTACAGGGTAGACAAACCCCCTGGCCGCGTCTGATTCACCATGAGCGCAGCCAGCGCCTTGATCGCACGTCATCTTGTCAGCATTCGGATCCATTCTGGACGCAGCGTCGCCGGCTGCCTGGCAGCTCGCCAAGGCTGCGAATATCTCGCTATCCACGAGTCGATTCTCACATTCCCGATTCCAGCGTTTGATCTCCGAGTGGCTCGTATAACAGCCATCGAAGGTGAAATTGAACTCACCGCGGACCACTGGTAGAACCGGTTTCTCTGCCACCACCGCGTCATAAAAATCCTCCACCCTGCTGAAACGTAGTTCGGGCAAACATGGAAGCTTCTGCATGAAATGAGCGCGCCTGATATCTTCACGGGTAGGCCCGCCGCCATGGTCTCCAACACCATAGACAAACATGCTGTTCTTCAAACCATAATGCTCCGCCAATTCCTGGCTAATGGCACTCACCCGTTCCGGCCTGATTTCATTATTGTAAATGCTGCTAAAAGCCAGCACCCGTGAACCATCAGGCCCTTCCCACCAAAAGATGCGTTTGCCAGGAGCGCAACGCATGAAATAGTAGTAATCAAGGCCCGCCTTTTTAAGGATTTGGGGCATTGTGGCTGGATGACCGAAAGTGTCAGGTTCCCAGCAGATACGAGGTTCCA
Encoded proteins:
- a CDS encoding fucose isomerase: MMKEITLGVIVGNRGFFPGHLCDSGRKEILDVLAEEGIKAIALTPQDTKFGSVESLSDAKKCADLFKAHKEEIDGILVTLPNFGDERAVANTIRFSGLDVPVLVHAFPDEIGKMTVENRRDSFCGKLSVCNNLNQYGIPFSLTRVHTMAPSSKEFREDLKWFAAVCRTVKGLKHLRIGAIGTRPAAFNTVRYSEKLLEAAGITVEPIDLSEIFGRAWRLGDGDPAVKEKVDAIRAYADASRVPEGALIKMAKFAVVVEDWMKSNDLAATTIQCWTSMEQFFGIVPCAVMSMMTNVLAPSACEVDIPGLIGMYALQQASGRPSALVDWNNNYGDDPDKAVVFHCSNLPKDVLMGAYVDYQKIIAGDVGKDNAYGAVFGRIKPGPCTFARVSTDDINGVISAYIGEGRFTDDPLDTFGGYGVIEIPNLQDLLSYICNNGFEHHVAVNLSETSSVLYEAMGNYLGWDVYLHNVD
- a CDS encoding nucleotidyltransferase domain-containing protein, with the translated sequence MLDLRPEHYRIVQEILEKYVPECEVWAFGSRVTGAAREFSDLDLAIITAEPLNFELLGEIRDAFSESDLPFKVDVLDWSAASASFRRMIQQRYIVLKEAKH
- a CDS encoding nucleotidyltransferase; amino-acid sequence: MPSIDLSPLALAIASLKRGVDRSIAAPADEELRDAVIQRFEYTMDLSWKLMQRYLRKAGIPESEFRTKRDLFREAARIGLITDPIKWFGYLEARNETSHVYNVEVARAVYEKALLFLDDVTSLLKHLEEGIKDA
- a CDS encoding alpha-mannosidase, which translates into the protein MGMGVSICDEAKLDAFLTYLRKRLGTLDRYHYLGRWEFFQGETQETDEAAAPDFAPPGGWQPLPDEWDGNDGPAWVRTWVEFPEEIKGIPLAGTRAALEATVFLGATVYVDGKVALDAPYWTDMRGPQIILSEAVTPGERHLVAFRFQPRRSMVGMGDVWVNYSRVENVILDLGSFIQELNFARRVSGAGEVLAGVLALWEKKGDLGSWDELEGFISEARQILLSLRNEVKKQVIHLIGHAHIDMNWMWPWEDTVDVVKRDFTTVSDLMDEFPDLTFSQSQTAVYKLTEKRFPEIFARMRKRIQERRWDVTASTWVEGDLNMASGEAIVRQILYAKKYAREHFGLEPRICWEPDTFGHPATMPQILKKAGLDYYYFMRCAPGKRIFWWEGPDGSRVLAFSSIYNNEIRPERVSAISQELAEHYGLKNSMFVYGVGDHGGGPTREDIRRAHFMQKLPCLPELRFSRVEDFYDAVVAEKPVLPVVRGEFNFTFDGCYTSHSEIKRWNRECENRLVDSEIFAALASCQAAGDAASRMDPNADKMTCDQGAGCAHGESDAARGFVYPVKAFAEAWENTLFNQFHDILDGSAIEPSYEYSGQLAERALALAGAAGKDARAYLARKIAGAVRDGYPVVVFNSLPWTRTEVVRARVPKAIMEMARSVRDARGNVGPIQIVGDEILFLAQDVPGTGYKTFFLTKETLPRITAAPADTEIQGIHETTAPCDASGRVEGDQELVAIEEQEKRSHGDSHKPGNILLQNVFFTLEIDRKTGTIHRLVDRSSGREVFRFKPTAPMGLEAEGEFLSPMPANLFQVLEEMPHPMSSWVLGPIRRQENLYTPEMLELGEKGPVMATARLKYRWRNSTIAQEICLYRGVRRIDFFTHLDWQEMGTAKKDAPMLKVSFTPRLGASKATYEIPFGWSERTADGRELPGQKWIDLSDGEYGVSLLNNAKYGFDVSGNTMRMTLVRSSYDPDPQPDTGVQDFTYSIYPHAGDWRQAETCRRAYEFNHPLIAEPLFRGGDEGVSISESQEATVPETPSPEGISPGNEGPEGIGRKCAYLERSYLCVEPANVMVSALKQAEDGEDLILRIYEAAGQDTQAVITLNLPVEITRLCETDLMEREITSPPLRIGEDGKLCFLIRAWEIRTLRLKRAR